A portion of the Lolium rigidum isolate FL_2022 chromosome 1, APGP_CSIRO_Lrig_0.1, whole genome shotgun sequence genome contains these proteins:
- the LOC124691502 gene encoding kinesin-like protein KIN-7A yields MVASRPPGTPITKIERTPTRTPGGTPARTPGGSARPKEEKIFVTVRVRPLSKKELAVKDQAAWECADSQTIIYKGPPQDRAAPTSYTFDKVFGPSCQTDLVYEDGAKDVAMSALTGINATIFAYGQTSSGKTYTMRGVTESAVCDIYRHMENTPEREFVIKISAMEIYNEVVKDLLQPDSGPLRLLDDPEKGPIVEKLDEQIAKDREHLRHLIGICEEQRQVGETALNDTSSRSHQIIRLTVESRLREVSGCVKSFVATLNFVDLAGSERVAQTHAIGARLKEGCHINLSLLTLTKVIRKLSSEKRSGHIPYRDSKLTRILQLSLGGNARTAIICTMSPALTHVEQSRNTLFFAACAKEVTNTAKVNMIVSDKQLVKHLQTEVARLEAELQTPDRASSSEILRIEKDRKIRQMEVEMEELKKERDNAYSQLEELRKKMGNNQQGWNPFDSPQNARKCLTFSGSLQPSKMIKIRNSIRQSSTAPLTLKHEIRKLEQLQQQLEVEANRAIEVLHKEVECHKHGNQDAAETIAKLQVEIREMQSVRPENRDVEMITDDGNGSDLKDEISRLHMQDNDIAKLEAKLESVQKSLDKLVMSLPNVGTQCNESSTKSNASKKKRRVFLPLGMNNINKAIRAPCSPHSSSRPSESDVENKAPDGHIVSHGDSEKATPMKNEENGDVSSRDGTPRNRRSSSVNMKKMQRMFQNAAEENVRNIRDYVTELKERVAKLQYQKQLLVCQVLELESNEGKQNDMEEDREETSGCLQDGLEPWDGLFKAQMQHIIQLWDLCHVSIIHRTQFYRLFRGDRADQIYIEVEVRRLLWLQQHLDEVGDASPAGPGDDLAVSRASSIKVLRNEREFLARRMGSRLTEEERERLFIKWQVPLEAKHRKLQLVNKLWTDPDDQVHIEESADTVARLVGFCEGGNISKEMFELNFAVPACRKPWLMGWRPISNRIRERAQTLVTQTIRP; encoded by the exons ATGGTTGCATCAAGACCACCAGGCACCCCTATAACCAAGATTGAGCGCACACCAACCCGTACCCCTGGGGGCACACCAGCCCGTACCCCTGGGGGCAGCGCCAGGCCCAAGGAGGAGAAAATATTTGTCACAGTTAGGGTGCGACCATTGAGCAAGAAGGAGCTGGCCGTGAAGGACCAGGCTGCCTGGGAATGTGCTGACAGTCAGACAATTATATACAAGGGCCCCCCACAGGACCGGGCTGCACCCACCTCTTACACTTTTG ATAAGGTGTTTGGGCCGAGTTGTCAGACCGATTTGGTTTACGAAGACGGAGCTAAGGATGTTGCTATGTCTGCGTTGACAGGCATCAATG CCACCATTTTTGCCTATGGTCAGACTAGCAGTGGCAAGACATATACCATGAGAGGCGTGACAGAGAGTGCTGTCTGTGATATTTACAGGCACATGGAAAAT ACCCCTGAGAGGGAATTTGTTATCAAGATATCTGCTATGGAAATCTACAATGAGGTTGTGAAGGATCTTCTACAACCTGACTCTGGTCCCCTTCGGCTGTTAGATGATCCCGAG AAAGGACCCATCGTGGAGAAGTTGGACGAACAAATTGCCAAGGACAGAGAACATCTGAGGCATCTAATCGGCATTTGTGAAG AACAAAGACAGGTTGGGGAGACTGCACTGAATGACACCAGTTCTCGTTCCCACCAAATCATTAGGCTG ACAGTGGAGAGTAGGCTCCGTGAAGTGTCAGGCTGCGTTAAATCTTTTGTTGCTACTCTA AATTTTGTTGACCTTGCTGGAAGCGAAAGAGTTGCACAAACACATGCAATTGGCGCAAGATTGAAAGAAGGCTGCCATATAAATCTCAGTTTGCTGACTTTGACTAAAGTCATCCGAAAGCTAAG CTCAGAGAAAAGAAGTGGACACATACCATATCGTGATTCGAAGCTCACACGTATTTTGCAACTTTCTTTGGGTGGCAATGCAAGAACGGCCATCATCTGTACCATGAGCCCAGCCCTGACACACGTAGAGCAATCTAGAAATACTTTATTCTTTGCAGCATGTGCCAAGGAGGTCACAAATACCGCAAAAGTTAATATG ATTGTTTCTGATAAGCAACTCGTGAAGCACCTTCAAACTGAAGTTGCTAGGCTAGAGGCAGAACTACAAACCCCTGATCGTGCATCCTCTTCTGAGATCCTAAGAATAGAGAAGGACAGGAAAATCAGACAG ATGGAAGTAGAAATGGAAGAACTCAAGAAAGAACGAGATAATGCATATTCACAACTTGAAGAACTACGAAAGAAGATGGGTAACAACCAGCAA GGTTGGAATCCCTTTGACTCACCGCAAAATGCCCGGAAGTGTCTCACATTTTCTGGGTCACTACAGCCTAGTAAAATGATCAAGATAAGGAACTCAATTAGACAATCATCCACTGCTCCCTTAACGCTAAAGCATGAAATTCGCAAACTCGAGCAGCTACAACAACAGCTTGAGGTTGAAGCGAACCGAGCTATTGAAGTATTACACAAGGAGGTTGAATGCCACAAGCATGGCAACCAAGATGCAGCGGAAACTATCGCTAAACTTCAGGTAGAAATCAGGGAGATGCAATCCGTTAGACCTGAGAACAGAGATGTTGAGATGATTACAGATGACGGGAATGGGTCTGATTTGAAAGATGAAATCAGTAGACTTCATATGCAAGACAATGATATTGCCAAACTTGAGGCAAAACTAGAAAGTGTACAGAAGTCTCTTGATAAATTGGTGATGTCACTTCCAAATGTTGGCACACAGTGTAATGAATCTTCGACAAAGTCCAATGCATCAAAAAAGAAGAGGAGGGTGTTTCTTCCGctgggcatgaacaacataaacaAAGCAATAAGAGCACCTTGCTCTCCACACTCTTCTAGTAGACCTTCAGAATCGGATGTTGAGAACAAAGCTCCAGACGGCCACATTGTGTCTCACGGGGATTCAGAAAAGGCTACTCCCATGAAAAATGAAgagaatggagatgtatcatcacGTGATGGAACACCACGCAATAGGCGATCCAGCTCAGTAAACATGAAGAAGATGCAGAGGATGTTCCAAAATGCAGCTGAAGAAAATGTAAGGAACATCAGGGATTATGTGACCGAGCTGAAGGAGAGAGTGGCGAAACTTCAGTACCAAAAGCAGCTGCTTGTCTGCCAG GTCTTGGAATTGGAATCTAATGAAGGAAAACAAAATGACATGGAAGAAGATCGGGAGGAAACTTCGGGATGTCTACAAGATGGCCTTGAGCCATGGGACGGATTATTTAAGGCGCAGATGCAGCACATTATCCAGCTATGGGATCTCTGTCATGTATCGATCATACACAGAACCCAGTTCTATCGGCTATTCAGGGGGGATAGGGCTGATCAGATATACATCGAAGTTGAAGTTCGAAGATTGCTATGGTTGCAGCAGCATTTGGACGAAGTCGGTGATGCAAGTCCTGCTGGACCTGGTGACGACCTTGCAGTTTCTCGTGCCTCAAG CATCAAGGTGTTGAGGAATGAGCGAGAATTTCTCGCAAGACGGATGGGCTCCAGGCTGACGGAAGAGGAGCGGGAGCGCCTGTTCATCAAATGGCAGGTCCCTCTCGAGGCGAAGCATCGGAAGCTGCAGCTGGTGAACAAGCTGTGGACAGACCCTGATGATCAAGTGCACATCGAGGAGAGCGCCGACACAGTTGCCCGATTGGTCGGTTTCTGCGAGGGTGGCAACATCAGCAAGGAgatgtttgagctcaacttcgcgGTCCCCGCATGCAGGAAGCCGTGGCTGATGGGCTGGCGGCCAATTTCGAACAGGATCAGGGAGAGAGCTCAAACTTTGGTAACTCAGACCATCAGGCCATGA